GATGGTACGCCTCGCGACGGTGACCCCCGGGTGGCAACAGGGCAAACCGGGGGGGTCCGTGGCGGCAGCAGGGTGATGCGCAGGCCGATGCCGAAGTCGAGGTCGCCGGCGGCGCGCGTGGTCGCGAAACGGTCAACAGCAGTCATGACGTCGCGGGTTGCGACCCCCACGAAGATTCAGACGCTGAACCCCATCGCGCGGAGCTCGTCCTTCGCCTCGTCGGCGATCATGTCGGTGCTCCACGGCGGCGAGAACGTGAACTCGACGTCGACCTCCTCGACCCCCGGCAGGGGCGCGAGCACGAGCGTGCACTGGGAGTGGATGAGCTCCGTCAGCGGGCACCCCATCGACGTGAGCGTCATCTCGACGGTGACCTTGCCGTTGTCCTTGTGGATGGCGTAGATGAGGCCGAGGTCGACGACGTTGATGCCGATCTCGGGGTCCATGACCGCCTTGAGCGCCTGGCGCATGGCCTCCTCGGTCGCCATCCCGTCCTCGCCGACCGGGACGTCGGTGAAGGCGTCGGGCGCACCGGTTCCCGCGCCCGCCTCCTGCGGCCAGCTTCGCATGTCGGTCTCACTCATGGGTGACGCGGTGTCCCGCTTCCCCCTCCCGGTAGGTCTCCATTGCGTCCCTCAGCGCCATCCACCCGAGCAGGGCGCACTTCACCCGTACGGGGAACTTCGCCACGCCCTGGAACGCCACCCCGTCGAGCAGGTCGTCCTCACGCTTCAGGGCCTCGCCGTGCATCATGAGCCGGAAGGCCTCGGCGAGGTCGTCGGCGTCGGTGAGCTCCCGGCCGAGCACGGCCTCGGTCATCGCCGAGGCCGCCGCCATCGAGATCGAGCAGCCCTCGCCCTCGAACGCGAGCTTGTCGATGCGTTCACCGTCGACGTGCATGCGCAGGTCGAGCTCGTCCCCGCAGAGCGGGTTGGAATGGTGCACGTGCACGTCGCACGGCTCGAGTTCCCCTGACCGGTTCCGCGGCTTGCGGTAGTGGTCGAGGATGATCTCGTGGTAGAGGTCGTCCAGTGACATGGGTGTCGTCATACCGCCTTCTGCTCGATGACGGATGTCGGGTTGCGGTGTCGCCACTCCATCGCGCTAGGCATCGAAGAACTTCCTGGTTACCTCGATCGCGTCGACGAGCGCGCCGAGCTCCTCCAGGGTGTTGTAGAGGTAGAAGGACGCCCTCGTCGTGGCGGGCACGCCGAGCACCCGCATGAGCGGCTTCGCGCAGTGATGCCCCGCACGCACCGCCACGCCCTCGCGGTCCATCAGCGTGCCGACGTCGTGGGGGTGGATGCCCTCGATGGTGAAGCTCACCGCAGCCCCGCGCGCGTGCGGGTCCTTCGGCCCGTGCACGACCACCCCGTCTATCGAGCCGAGCGCGTCGAGCGTCCTGCCGAGCAGCTCGATCTCGTGCGCCCGCACGGCGTCCATGCCGATGCCCGACAGGTAGTCCACCGCCGCGCCGAGCCCGACCGCCTCCGTGTACGGGGGGGTCCCCGCCTCGAACTTGTAGGGGATCTCGTTGAAGGTCGTGCCCTCGAGCGTGACGTTCGTGATCATCTCGCCGCCACCGAGGAACGGCGGCATCGCGTCGAGCAGCTCCGGCTTGCCGGCGAGGACACCGATGCCGGTCGGCCCGCACATCTTGTGGCCGGTGAAGCCGAGGAAGTCCGCGTCGAGCTCGCGCATGTCGGTGGGGACGTGCGGGACGCGCTGCGCGCCGTCGACGACCACGACCGCCTCCGCGTTGGCGGCCCGTACCTTGGCGGCGAGCTCGGCGACCGGCACGACCGTGCCGAGCACGTTCGACATCGCCGTCACGGCGAACAGCTTGACCCGCCCCGTCGCGACGATCTCGTCGAAGGCGTCGACGTCGAGGAACCCGTCGCCCGTGACCGGCACGTAGCGCAGGTCGTAGCCGGCGATCGGCTGCACGAGCTGCCACGGGACGATGTTCGCGTGGTGCTCCATCTGGGTCGACAGGAGGATGTCGCCCTCGCCGAGGCGGGTGCGGGCCCACGAGTAGGCGACGAGGTTGAGCGCTTCGGTGACGTTCTTCGTGAACACGACGCCGCGGGGGTCGGCCCCGACGAAGCGTGCGATCTTCGTCCGCGCGTCCTCGTAGGCCTGGGTGCACTCCTCGGCCAGCGCGTGCACCCCGCGGTGGACGTTCGCGTTGTAGTGCTCCGCGACGCGCGCCATCGCGTCGATGACCGCGCGGGGCTTCTGGCTCGTCGCGGCGGAGTCGAGGTAGACGAGCCTGCGCCCATGGACCTGACGGTCCAGGACGGGGAAGTCCCTGCGGATGGTGGCGACGTCGAGCATCGGCGGGTTCAGCGCGCCCTTCTCTTCCTAGACCTTGCTCTTCAGGTGCTCGTAGCCCTTGGCCTCGAGCTCGTCCGCGAGCTCCGGGCCGCCCGACTGGACGATGCGCCCCTCGAACATCACGTGCACCCGATCGGGGGTGATGTACCGAAGGATACGCGTGTAGTGGGTGATGAGGAGGACGCCGAGGTCAGGGCCCCGCAGACGGTTGACGCCCTCCGCGACGACCCGAAGCGCGTCGACGTCGAGACCCGAGTCGGTCTCGTCGAGGACCGCGATCTGCGGCCGCAGCACCGCCATCTGTAGGATCTCGAAGCGCTTCTTCTCGCCGCCGGAGAAGCCCTCGTTCACGTTGCGCTGGAGGAACTTCTCGTCCATGTCGAGTTTGGCCATCTCCTCGCGGAGCACCTGCATGAACTTGCGTACGGGGATGTCCTCGTCGCTGACCGCGTTCACCGCGGTGCGCAGGAAGTTCGTGAGCGACACCCCGGGGATCTCCGTCGGGTACTGCATCGCGAGGAAAAGGCCGAGTCGCGCCCGCTCGTTGGGGGGCAGCTCGGCGATGTCCTCACCCCTGACGAGGATCCGGCCACCGGTGATCTCGTACGCGGGGTGGCCCATGATCGCGTAGGCGAGCGTCGACTTGCCCGACCCGTTCGGGCCCATCAGCGCATGGGTTTCGCCCTTGGCGACCTGGAGGTCGAGTCCGTGCAGGATCTCGGTGCCCTCCACCTGCACGGTCAGGCCCTGGATGTACAGGTCGGTGTTTATCATCTTCTTCCTCAACGGTTTCATGGCGGTCCCGTGACTAGTAGTGGCGGGGAGCGGGGGCGTCGTTCAGCTGCTGCTCGACGTCGACGTAGACCTTGCCGTCTTCGATCTTGGTCGCGTAGACGGGGATCGGCTTGACCGCCGGCAGCGAGTCCGGCTCGCCGGTGTCGAGGTCGAACACCGAGCCATGGAGCAGGCACTCGATGGTGTTGTCCTCGAGGTAGCCCTCGGGAGCGAGG
This is a stretch of genomic DNA from Egibacteraceae bacterium. It encodes these proteins:
- a CDS encoding SufS family cysteine desulfurase, with protein sequence MLDVATIRRDFPVLDRQVHGRRLVYLDSAATSQKPRAVIDAMARVAEHYNANVHRGVHALAEECTQAYEDARTKIARFVGADPRGVVFTKNVTEALNLVAYSWARTRLGEGDILLSTQMEHHANIVPWQLVQPIAGYDLRYVPVTGDGFLDVDAFDEIVATGRVKLFAVTAMSNVLGTVVPVAELAAKVRAANAEAVVVVDGAQRVPHVPTDMRELDADFLGFTGHKMCGPTGIGVLAGKPELLDAMPPFLGGGEMITNVTLEGTTFNEIPYKFEAGTPPYTEAVGLGAAVDYLSGIGMDAVRAHEIELLGRTLDALGSIDGVVVHGPKDPHARGAAVSFTIEGIHPHDVGTLMDREGVAVRAGHHCAKPLMRVLGVPATTRASFYLYNTLEELGALVDAIEVTRKFFDA
- a CDS encoding metal-sulfur cluster assembly factor: MSETDMRSWPQEAGAGTGAPDAFTDVPVGEDGMATEEAMRQALKAVMDPEIGINVVDLGLIYAIHKDNGKVTVEMTLTSMGCPLTELIHSQCTLVLAPLPGVEEVDVEFTFSPPWSTDMIADEAKDELRAMGFSV
- a CDS encoding SUF system NifU family Fe-S cluster assembly protein; the encoded protein is MSLDDLYHEIILDHYRKPRNRSGELEPCDVHVHHSNPLCGDELDLRMHVDGERIDKLAFEGEGCSISMAAASAMTEAVLGRELTDADDLAEAFRLMMHGEALKREDDLLDGVAFQGVAKFPVRVKCALLGWMALRDAMETYREGEAGHRVTHE
- the sufC gene encoding Fe-S cluster assembly ATPase SufC, giving the protein MINTDLYIQGLTVQVEGTEILHGLDLQVAKGETHALMGPNGSGKSTLAYAIMGHPAYEITGGRILVRGEDIAELPPNERARLGLFLAMQYPTEIPGVSLTNFLRTAVNAVSDEDIPVRKFMQVLREEMAKLDMDEKFLQRNVNEGFSGGEKKRFEILQMAVLRPQIAVLDETDSGLDVDALRVVAEGVNRLRGPDLGVLLITHYTRILRYITPDRVHVMFEGRIVQSGGPELADELEAKGYEHLKSKV
- a CDS encoding non-heme iron oxygenase ferredoxin subunit, with product MGFEVVANLEDIEIGHSVKVVAGGEPIALARLDATTVKAVHNTCSHADYDLAPEGYLEDNTIECLLHGSVFDLDTGEPDSLPAVKPIPVYATKIEDGKVYVDVEQQLNDAPAPRHY